In a single window of the Streptomyces sp. NBC_00353 genome:
- a CDS encoding DUF1330 domain-containing protein, translated as MPKGYWVSAYRTISDPEKLAAYNKLAGPAVEAGGGRILARGGRVVAHDAGIAERTVLIEFDSFEQAVAAHESAAYQEALVALSDGVERDFRIVEGID; from the coding sequence ATGCCCAAGGGCTACTGGGTCAGCGCCTACCGCACCATTTCAGACCCTGAGAAGCTGGCTGCTTACAACAAGCTGGCCGGTCCGGCCGTCGAGGCCGGGGGCGGTCGGATCCTCGCCCGTGGCGGTCGGGTCGTGGCGCATGACGCCGGAATCGCCGAGCGCACCGTCCTGATCGAGTTCGACAGCTTCGAGCAGGCCGTCGCGGCGCACGAGAGTGCGGCCTACCAGGAGGCGCTGGTCGCCCTCTCCGACGGCGTCGAGCGCGACTTCCGCATCGTCGAAGGCATCGACTGA
- a CDS encoding MFS transporter, which translates to MTGQPVGGVAVKAFPVARSEARLLVPALMFIALVVAAVASLGTPLITSVATSFHVSLGSAQWTLTVALLSGAVATPVLGRLGAGPHRRATILATLAVVVAGSALTVLPLPFAWLLAGRAAQGVGLGLTALMMGVARDHLPEERSAAVIALISVVSIIGAGVGYPLAALLAELGGVRAAYGLGLVVTAAALLTAWRSMPEAPEGRSAHVDVGGAVVLAAALLLVLFLAGERNLWSRHLAGAAGLAVVAVVLLCVWAVIELRSTTPLVDVRAVRHPAVAGANLAMFVGGIGMYLLLTLITRYAQTPHGAGYGFGLTTFVAGLVLIPFSVLGFVAGKLTPRVRTRIAAPLLLAGSAVVVGGGFALFAAARSDLAELFAAMGVLGFGVGGFSAAMPGVILAVTPKSETSSAMSFNYVVRSVGYSLGSAIGGLILAAGTGPGHLFPDDSAYTTAALVGIGAMAITTLTSLALARRRSSEINP; encoded by the coding sequence GTGACCGGGCAGCCGGTCGGCGGGGTCGCGGTGAAGGCGTTCCCGGTGGCGCGTTCCGAGGCGCGGCTGCTGGTCCCCGCCCTGATGTTCATCGCTCTGGTCGTGGCGGCGGTCGCCAGCCTCGGGACGCCGCTCATCACCAGCGTGGCGACCTCGTTCCACGTCTCGCTCGGCAGCGCGCAGTGGACGCTGACCGTCGCGCTGCTCAGCGGCGCCGTCGCCACGCCGGTCCTGGGCCGGCTCGGAGCCGGCCCGCACCGGCGGGCCACGATCCTCGCCACGCTGGCGGTCGTCGTCGCCGGCAGCGCGCTCACCGTGCTGCCGCTGCCGTTCGCGTGGCTGCTGGCCGGCAGGGCGGCCCAGGGCGTCGGGCTCGGGCTGACGGCGCTGATGATGGGCGTGGCCCGGGACCACCTCCCCGAGGAGCGCAGCGCGGCCGTGATCGCCCTGATCTCGGTGGTCTCGATCATCGGGGCCGGCGTCGGCTACCCGCTGGCCGCACTGCTCGCCGAGCTCGGCGGGGTACGGGCCGCCTACGGCCTCGGCCTGGTCGTCACCGCCGCCGCCCTCCTGACCGCGTGGCGCTCCATGCCCGAAGCCCCCGAAGGCCGCTCCGCCCACGTGGACGTGGGCGGAGCGGTCGTCCTGGCCGCTGCGCTGCTCCTGGTGCTGTTCCTCGCCGGCGAACGGAATCTGTGGAGCCGGCACCTCGCCGGGGCGGCGGGCCTCGCCGTCGTCGCGGTGGTGCTGCTCTGCGTCTGGGCCGTCATCGAGCTGCGCAGCACGACGCCCCTGGTCGATGTGCGGGCGGTGCGGCACCCGGCGGTCGCCGGGGCGAACCTCGCCATGTTCGTCGGCGGGATCGGCATGTACCTCCTGCTCACGCTCATCACCCGGTACGCGCAGACGCCGCACGGCGCCGGCTACGGCTTCGGGCTGACGACCTTCGTCGCCGGGCTGGTCCTCATCCCGTTCTCGGTGCTGGGGTTCGTCGCCGGCAAGCTCACGCCGCGGGTCCGGACGCGGATCGCCGCCCCCCTGCTCCTGGCCGGCAGCGCCGTCGTGGTCGGCGGCGGGTTCGCCCTGTTCGCGGCGGCCCGGTCGGACCTGGCCGAACTGTTCGCGGCGATGGGCGTGCTCGGCTTCGGCGTCGGCGGCTTCTCGGCCGCGATGCCCGGCGTCATCCTGGCCGTCACCCCCAAGAGCGAGACGTCGAGCGCCATGAGCTTCAACTACGTCGTCCGCAGCGTCGGGTACTCCCTGGGCAGCGCCATCGGCGGCCTGATCCTCGCCGCGGGCACCGGCCCCGGCCACCTCTTCCCCGACGACAGTGCCTACACCACCGCGGCGCTGGTCGGCATCGGCGCCATGGCGATCACGACGCTGACAAGCCTCGCTCTCGCCCGCCGACGCTCGTCCGAGATCAACCCGTAA
- a CDS encoding MarR family winged helix-turn-helix transcriptional regulator, giving the protein MSLTSAATLATLDRTGPRRITDLAAVEGVTQPAMTALVRVMEESGLVERRGDASDKRVTLVCLTEAGASYVRTRRQAGVHAFERLIGELTGDEVEALVAALPALKHLAELESQDREGPKQ; this is encoded by the coding sequence ATGAGCCTGACGTCCGCCGCCACCCTGGCCACCCTGGACCGGACCGGCCCGCGGCGCATCACCGATCTGGCCGCGGTCGAGGGCGTCACCCAGCCCGCGATGACCGCCCTGGTCCGGGTGATGGAGGAGTCCGGCCTGGTCGAGCGGCGGGGCGACGCGTCCGACAAGCGGGTAACGCTGGTGTGCCTGACCGAGGCCGGCGCCTCCTATGTCCGGACGCGACGCCAGGCGGGCGTCCACGCGTTCGAGCGGTTGATCGGCGAGCTCACCGGCGACGAGGTCGAGGCGCTGGTGGCGGCCCTTCCGGCGCTGAAGCATCTGGCAGAGCTCGAAAGCCAGGACCGCGAAGGGCCGAAGCAGTGA
- a CDS encoding transposase has product MSLQPRPGAEIPALTVRVARAGNPHGTAAMWIRDRLDGLFGDEDFTAWYPRDGRPGLLPAQLASVCVLQYALNLSDRQAAEAVRRRIDFKYALGLELEDPGFHRSVLSDFRDRLAEGDRADRLLGLALTRIRRAGLLKGRAARASRPFP; this is encoded by the coding sequence ATGTCCCTCCAGCCCCGTCCCGGAGCCGAGATCCCGGCGCTGACCGTGCGGGTCGCCCGGGCCGGCAACCCCCACGGCACCGCTGCGATGTGGATCCGCGACCGCCTCGACGGCCTGTTCGGCGACGAGGACTTCACCGCCTGGTACCCGCGCGACGGCCGCCCCGGGCTCTTGCCCGCGCAGCTGGCCTCCGTCTGCGTGCTGCAGTACGCGCTGAACCTGTCGGACCGCCAGGCCGCCGAGGCGGTTCGCCGCCGCATCGACTTCAAGTACGCCCTCGGCCTGGAGCTGGAAGACCCCGGCTTCCACCGCAGCGTGCTGTCCGACTTCCGCGACCGGCTCGCCGAGGGCGACCGCGCCGACCGGCTGCTGGGCCTGGCGCTGACCCGGATCCGGCGGGCCGGCCTGCTCAAGGGGCGCGCCGCCCGCGCCAGTCGACCATTTCCATAA
- a CDS encoding dienelactone hydrolase family protein: MTTITTRAVEYPADGLTMIGHLALPAGVDRRPAVLLGPEGMGLSDVERRRADALAELGYIALAFDLHGGRYLSDPEEMLARCLPLLADPERMRGIGHAALDVLRTEPRTDPDRIAAVGYGTGGAVGLELGRGGVSLRAIGTVNALTTGRPGEAARIRCPVWAGVGSEDPIMPPAQRNAFTAEMQAAGVDWRLAVYGGALHAFHHPPVGHPVVPGVGYHPRHAQRAWRDVVDLLAECLPVTEDLGHDPGKHAGPGH; this comes from the coding sequence ATGACGACGATTACGACGCGTGCGGTCGAGTATCCGGCCGACGGTTTGACAATGATCGGGCACCTCGCGCTCCCGGCCGGTGTCGACCGCCGGCCCGCGGTGCTGCTCGGACCAGAGGGCATGGGGCTCAGCGACGTCGAGCGCCGCCGGGCCGATGCTCTCGCCGAGCTGGGATATATAGCGCTGGCCTTCGACCTTCATGGCGGGCGCTATTTGAGCGACCCCGAGGAGATGCTGGCCCGTTGCCTGCCGCTGCTCGCTGATCCCGAGCGGATGCGAGGCATCGGCCATGCGGCGCTCGATGTGTTGCGCACCGAACCGCGGACCGACCCCGACCGGATCGCCGCCGTCGGCTATGGCACGGGGGGTGCCGTCGGGCTGGAACTCGGGCGCGGCGGCGTCAGCCTGCGCGCGATCGGGACAGTCAACGCACTGACCACGGGCCGACCGGGCGAGGCGGCGCGCATTCGCTGCCCGGTGTGGGCCGGGGTCGGGTCGGAAGACCCGATCATGCCGCCCGCGCAACGGAACGCGTTCACCGCTGAGATGCAGGCCGCGGGCGTCGACTGGCGCCTCGCGGTCTACGGCGGCGCCTTGCACGCCTTCCACCACCCGCCGGTCGGCCACCCCGTGGTCCCCGGCGTCGGCTACCACCCACGGCACGCGCAGCGAGCCTGGCGCGACGTCGTCGACCTGCTCGCCGAGTGCCTGCCCGTGACGGAGGATCTGGGGCATGACCCAGGTAAGCATGCTGGCCCCGGGCACTGA
- a CDS encoding septum formation family protein, with amino-acid sequence MASSAALVLGGVALALGPIGGSIFGGVDADPDKRVSGAGDRSAASLAVGECFTSSQRGEVYSAIRVACSRPHDGEVFATVPLTGPGGTDDALAKHSYHQCRNRLTDYIMDDWSMPDTLGVNYFYPTRETRQSGSTTAVCFTADTHGRTASSVRKDETNLPADQIAFLRLELASGRVWKTHPDLGSLAANRAWSVKLAAALDHEADSLEPATWPVGARPKVAAYVGELRKSAELWRKAVAAHDSDSYFARSDDAWGHPDYKYQRDVRNALGLASNLPATCFGPPF; translated from the coding sequence ATGGCTTCCAGCGCGGCGCTGGTGCTCGGCGGAGTCGCCCTGGCGTTGGGCCCGATCGGCGGGTCGATCTTCGGCGGCGTCGACGCGGATCCGGACAAGCGGGTGTCCGGGGCGGGTGACCGGTCGGCCGCCAGCCTCGCGGTGGGCGAATGCTTCACCAGCTCGCAGCGGGGAGAGGTCTACTCCGCGATACGCGTGGCGTGCTCCCGACCACACGACGGCGAGGTGTTCGCCACGGTCCCCCTCACCGGACCTGGCGGCACCGACGATGCCCTCGCGAAACACTCTTACCACCAGTGCAGGAATCGGCTGACCGACTACATCATGGACGATTGGTCGATGCCCGACACACTGGGCGTCAACTACTTCTATCCGACCCGGGAGACCCGGCAGTCGGGCAGCACGACCGCCGTCTGCTTCACCGCCGACACGCACGGCCGGACCGCCAGCAGCGTACGCAAGGACGAGACCAACCTGCCGGCGGACCAGATTGCCTTCCTGAGGCTGGAGCTGGCGTCCGGGCGTGTCTGGAAGACCCATCCGGACCTGGGTAGCCTGGCCGCCAACCGCGCCTGGTCGGTGAAGTTGGCGGCCGCGCTGGACCACGAGGCGGACAGCCTCGAGCCCGCCACCTGGCCGGTCGGCGCCAGGCCAAAGGTCGCCGCTTATGTCGGGGAGCTGCGGAAGAGCGCCGAGCTGTGGCGCAAGGCTGTGGCAGCACACGACTCGGACAGCTACTTCGCCCGCTCCGACGACGCCTGGGGCCACCCTGACTACAAGTACCAGCGGGATGTCCGCAATGCCCTGGGGCTGGCTTCGAACCTTCCCGCCACCTGCTTCGGGCCGCCGTTCTAG
- a CDS encoding cation transporter, which yields MNTVHETSRKALLRRGFALEYATLGWNVVGIAVLAAAAISARSVALAGFGLDSLIEIGASTVVIWELSGAGEDRQRRAMRLIGVGFALLALYLLVQSTWALATGFHPHHSPPGIGWTAITAAVMFALAAGKARTGAALDNPVLKTEGRVTLIDGLLAAAVLLGLVLNTAFGWWWADPAASYVLVYYATREVREIFSGDH from the coding sequence GTGAACACGGTGCATGAAACGTCCCGCAAAGCCCTGCTCCGTCGGGGCTTCGCCCTGGAATACGCCACCCTAGGCTGGAACGTGGTCGGCATCGCCGTCCTCGCGGCAGCCGCGATCTCTGCTCGTTCGGTGGCCCTGGCCGGGTTCGGCCTGGACTCCCTCATCGAGATCGGCGCGTCCACCGTGGTGATCTGGGAGCTCTCGGGCGCCGGTGAGGACCGCCAGCGCCGCGCGATGCGCCTGATCGGTGTGGGCTTCGCCCTCCTCGCGCTCTACCTGCTGGTGCAGTCAACCTGGGCACTGGCCACCGGCTTCCATCCGCACCATTCGCCCCCGGGCATCGGCTGGACCGCCATCACCGCCGCCGTCATGTTCGCCCTGGCCGCGGGCAAGGCCCGCACCGGCGCTGCTCTGGACAACCCGGTCCTCAAGACCGAGGGCCGCGTCACCCTCATCGACGGCCTGCTCGCCGCGGCCGTCTTGCTCGGCCTGGTCCTCAACACCGCCTTCGGCTGGTGGTGGGCCGACCCGGCCGCCAGCTACGTACTGGTCTACTACGCCACCCGCGAGGTCCGGGAGATCTTCTCAGGCGACCACTGA
- a CDS encoding sulfite exporter TauE/SafE family protein — translation MVFGAGAAIGVLGGMIGLGGAEFRLPLLISLFGFAALSAVILNKAMSLVVVLAALPARLAAVSASDLAAHWPVAVNLLAGSLLGAWAGASWAVRMRSSTLYKVLGALIVLMAAALLVTHTTTLGTLDLPLGAQVPIGVVAGFGIGVVAAIMGVAGGELLIPTIVLLFGQDIKTAGSLSLLVSLPTMLVAFARYSRDGSFAVLGANRRFALVMVAGSIAGAVLGGLLLGVFPDLVLIPALAVILLVSAVKLARHD, via the coding sequence GTGGTGTTCGGTGCCGGGGCGGCCATCGGCGTGCTGGGCGGGATGATCGGGCTGGGCGGTGCGGAGTTCCGCCTGCCGCTGCTGATCAGCCTGTTCGGATTCGCCGCACTCTCCGCCGTCATCCTGAACAAGGCGATGAGCCTGGTCGTGGTCCTTGCCGCGCTGCCCGCCCGCCTGGCGGCGGTGTCTGCCTCCGATCTGGCCGCGCACTGGCCCGTCGCGGTCAACCTGCTCGCCGGGAGCCTGCTGGGTGCCTGGGCCGGGGCGTCGTGGGCGGTGCGGATGCGCTCCTCCACCCTGTACAAGGTGCTGGGCGCCCTGATAGTGCTCATGGCCGCGGCCCTGCTCGTCACGCACACCACCACGCTGGGAACGCTCGACCTGCCGCTGGGGGCACAGGTGCCGATCGGGGTGGTGGCTGGGTTCGGCATCGGGGTGGTCGCGGCGATCATGGGCGTGGCCGGAGGCGAGCTGCTGATCCCCACGATCGTGCTGCTGTTCGGGCAGGACATCAAGACGGCGGGAAGCCTCTCGCTGCTGGTGTCGCTGCCCACCATGCTGGTCGCCTTCGCCCGCTACAGCCGGGACGGCAGCTTCGCGGTGCTGGGCGCCAACCGCCGTTTCGCCCTGGTCATGGTCGCGGGTTCGATCGCCGGGGCGGTGCTGGGCGGGCTGCTGCTCGGCGTGTTCCCGGACCTGGTGCTCATCCCCGCGCTGGCCGTGATCCTGCTCGTCTCCGCCGTCAAGCTCGCCCGCCACGACTGA
- a CDS encoding HEAT repeat domain-containing protein — MTGMLLDALDSVEWDELETASPHDQVEVVPLTLRRLVLTGAEATEEDCYPLYSLVTREGHVTPSAAVAALPFVVALAADPTMGARVELVELLVAMQAPTLADEDWTGAWALLADPEAAVRRAAIPLAAGIERLLERWRVETDPTVRIPLLLALGEAVAGEAGVGMTGGAADDALAVLADVLGGDDPVLWVAAVHASAGLDRGLPVRQIGRLIEVFSDLTLRPRFEEVWYTPGIDGPWTREDLVRSTARELAYDPDAELSFAVRLAEDAHCTGDAALCREALDVAWRLLTERRSVEAALLPLAGGLLADPDGAVRLRAANVLAVLGPVAAPYADRLAELLDDEGADEYLVGTVGEIARWALARIGDPRALPGLIAQLRAQEEEQGRSYAASDPRRPDAKDVLIPLRPHVDVLLPAMREAIRQGGARGGATRAFLEVLETWGEEALPALPDLLPLLADTWTSMHVVGVLMAMGPAAASAVPALRACEVLDHPGNHHAVASAAVRIGGDRAAALRFFGDAVLAADEPGYGSIGAPTTDFGLDAAPYADRVRFAMGNGTHWPRLTAAIKLWSITGRAEPSMQILEEFVLPIAEDGDGFGFFREALQALIRMGEISPAIRAALLTIRQSDRRLSTDGGYPMILHDEELRGLVEQTLACAGPRSGETC; from the coding sequence GTGACGGGAATGTTGTTGGATGCGCTGGACTCCGTGGAGTGGGACGAGCTTGAGACGGCGTCTCCGCACGATCAGGTCGAGGTCGTACCGCTGACGCTCCGGCGGCTCGTCTTGACGGGGGCGGAAGCGACGGAGGAGGACTGCTACCCGCTCTACTCCCTGGTCACGAGGGAGGGGCATGTGACGCCGTCCGCAGCAGTGGCCGCCCTGCCGTTCGTCGTAGCGCTCGCCGCCGACCCGACCATGGGCGCGCGGGTCGAACTCGTCGAGCTGCTGGTGGCCATGCAGGCACCGACCCTGGCAGATGAGGACTGGACGGGAGCATGGGCCCTGCTTGCGGATCCGGAGGCAGCGGTGCGGCGGGCGGCGATACCTCTGGCAGCCGGGATCGAACGGCTGCTGGAGCGCTGGCGGGTGGAGACGGACCCGACGGTGCGAATCCCGCTGCTGCTCGCCCTCGGTGAGGCCGTGGCCGGGGAGGCCGGGGTCGGCATGACCGGCGGCGCTGCCGACGACGCGCTGGCGGTGCTGGCGGATGTGCTGGGCGGGGACGATCCGGTGTTGTGGGTCGCAGCCGTGCACGCCTCGGCAGGGCTCGACCGGGGGCTGCCGGTCCGGCAGATCGGCCGGCTGATCGAGGTGTTCTCCGACCTCACGTTGCGGCCACGGTTCGAGGAGGTGTGGTACACCCCGGGTATAGACGGTCCCTGGACCCGCGAGGATTTGGTCCGGTCGACGGCCAGGGAGCTCGCGTACGACCCCGATGCTGAACTCTCCTTCGCTGTCCGGCTGGCCGAGGACGCGCACTGCACCGGGGACGCCGCGCTGTGTCGGGAGGCACTGGACGTGGCGTGGCGGCTCCTCACCGAGCGGCGTTCCGTGGAAGCCGCCTTGCTGCCGCTGGCGGGCGGGCTGCTGGCCGATCCGGACGGCGCCGTGCGGCTGCGGGCTGCGAACGTCCTTGCGGTGCTGGGCCCGGTGGCGGCCCCGTACGCCGACCGGCTCGCCGAACTGCTCGACGACGAAGGGGCCGACGAGTATCTCGTCGGAACGGTCGGCGAAATCGCCCGTTGGGCACTGGCCCGGATCGGTGACCCCCGAGCCCTGCCGGGCCTGATCGCGCAGCTCCGCGCTCAAGAGGAGGAGCAGGGCCGCAGCTACGCCGCCAGTGATCCGAGACGGCCGGACGCCAAGGACGTGCTGATCCCGCTGCGGCCGCACGTGGATGTCCTGCTGCCCGCGATGCGGGAGGCGATCCGGCAGGGCGGGGCCCGAGGTGGTGCGACCCGCGCGTTCCTTGAGGTGCTGGAAACCTGGGGCGAGGAGGCGCTGCCGGCCCTGCCGGATCTCCTGCCGCTGCTGGCCGACACCTGGACCTCCATGCACGTGGTCGGCGTGCTGATGGCGATGGGCCCGGCCGCCGCCTCCGCCGTGCCGGCCCTGCGTGCCTGCGAGGTGCTGGACCACCCGGGTAACCACCACGCGGTCGCCTCGGCTGCCGTACGCATCGGTGGTGACCGTGCGGCGGCGCTCCGGTTCTTCGGCGACGCGGTCCTGGCAGCCGACGAGCCCGGGTACGGGTCGATCGGCGCCCCGACGACTGACTTCGGCCTTGACGCCGCGCCCTACGCGGACCGGGTCCGGTTCGCCATGGGGAACGGCACGCACTGGCCGCGGCTCACCGCGGCGATCAAACTCTGGTCGATCACGGGCCGGGCCGAACCGAGCATGCAGATCCTGGAAGAGTTCGTGCTGCCGATCGCCGAAGACGGTGACGGCTTCGGATTCTTCCGCGAGGCGCTCCAAGCCCTGATCCGCATGGGCGAGATCAGCCCGGCGATCCGGGCCGCACTGCTGACGATTCGCCAGTCGGACCGTCGCCTGTCCACGGACGGGGGATACCCGATGATTCTCCACGACGAGGAACTGCGCGGCCTGGTCGAACAGACCCTCGCGTGTGCGGGACCCCGCTCGGGCGAGACATGCTGA
- a CDS encoding IS701 family transposase — translation MGLCEWAADVGQGPGVIEDPGTGLWATELEDLFLRVGGRFSRIEPRRRMRDYVRGLLGPVGRKNGWQLAEFAGHATPDGLQRLLAATRWDPELLRDDLQTYVAEKLGRPDGVLIIDDTGFLKKGSTSAGVQRQYSGTAGRTENCQIGVFAAYASTKGRALVDRELYLPKSWTNDPDRCRAAKIPTDRAFATKGELARHLVLRALASDLPIAWVTADSAYGQEWGFRRMLEEAGVGYVLAVPKSQQVKSLAGSWRIDQIVGEAPDNAWQRLSAGDGAKGPRLYDWASAQLPVIDFFDGNPPAHRRWVLARRSIKRPDETAYYLAYAPTGTSVAELVRIAGSRWAIEECFQAAKNECGLDEYEVRRYPGWYRHITLAMLAHAFLAAMAAAEIERGAEETIATPSRPSPWQKSGDSWQLAVPSQLSNERTVFMP, via the coding sequence ATGGGTTTATGCGAGTGGGCCGCCGACGTTGGGCAGGGTCCGGGCGTGATCGAGGACCCTGGAACTGGACTGTGGGCGACGGAACTTGAAGACCTCTTCCTGCGGGTTGGCGGCAGATTCTCTCGCATCGAGCCGCGGCGGCGGATGCGGGACTACGTGCGCGGCCTGCTGGGCCCGGTCGGCCGCAAGAACGGCTGGCAACTTGCGGAATTCGCGGGACACGCGACACCGGACGGACTGCAGCGACTGCTCGCCGCAACCCGGTGGGATCCCGAGCTTCTCCGCGACGACCTGCAGACATACGTCGCGGAAAAGCTCGGCCGGCCCGACGGCGTACTGATCATCGACGACACCGGATTCCTGAAGAAGGGCAGCACCTCCGCCGGGGTACAACGCCAATACTCCGGCACCGCCGGCCGCACCGAGAACTGCCAAATCGGCGTCTTCGCCGCCTACGCCTCGACCAAAGGCCGCGCACTGGTGGACCGGGAGCTGTATCTGCCCAAGTCGTGGACGAACGACCCGGACCGCTGCCGCGCCGCCAAAATCCCCACAGACCGCGCGTTCGCGACCAAGGGCGAGCTCGCCCGACACCTGGTCCTGCGCGCACTGGCCTCCGACCTGCCCATCGCCTGGGTCACCGCCGACTCCGCCTACGGCCAGGAGTGGGGATTCCGCCGGATGCTGGAGGAAGCGGGCGTCGGCTATGTGCTCGCCGTACCGAAATCGCAGCAGGTCAAGTCACTGGCAGGGAGCTGGCGCATCGACCAGATCGTCGGTGAAGCGCCCGATAATGCGTGGCAGCGACTGTCGGCCGGCGACGGCGCCAAAGGCCCGCGCCTCTACGACTGGGCTTCGGCTCAGCTGCCAGTCATCGACTTCTTCGACGGCAATCCGCCTGCTCATCGCCGGTGGGTGCTGGCCCGACGCAGCATCAAAAGGCCCGATGAGACCGCCTACTACCTCGCCTACGCACCGACCGGCACCAGTGTTGCCGAACTGGTCCGCATCGCCGGGTCACGCTGGGCAATCGAGGAGTGCTTCCAGGCCGCGAAGAACGAGTGCGGCCTGGATGAGTACGAGGTCCGCCGCTATCCGGGCTGGTACCGGCACATCACCCTCGCCATGCTCGCGCACGCCTTCCTCGCAGCGATGGCCGCCGCGGAAATCGAAAGGGGGGCCGAAGAAACGATCGCCACACCCTCGCGCCCCTCACCGTGGCAGAAATCCGGAGACTCATGGCAACTTGCCGTTCCCAGCCAACTCTCCAACGAAAGAACCGTGTTCATGCCCTGA
- a CDS encoding type IV secretory system conjugative DNA transfer family protein, which produces MATGKNGPSAAMDDNTLLAAYGAGALVSVGGAVLLAAPLASALSGRGWATRTSSVPATVLTALVRGPGAAYEPAPPAWLFYLLAVLLIVVVLVLVVKAIGLLDRSGRTGGAQWGGVKVERKLAAPQDPVRRANRITAGRGMRTKKIVAAQPNISATVFGVPGSSKTTGLVLPNAAEWQGPLVVTTTKAADLDIIDARRRHFGPVWVIAPAGIPGRTTQKWSPVDYCTDAKAADRMAAWMAEASSSGDDKRAAPWIDQAKSVLKGVLLAANLSGGGVSAMRRWLGLGKDAVDHVRAVLLQHGYTEVADDYASPWLRLHEDGIGSIQFSLNVLARVYADEEVRETCSGTDFTVEELLQANGTVCLIASEADAERFAPLLTSIIASIIHGAEVRYNTTGKPLNPSLGVMVDEAGNMLRYPRLPNILTTGRGMGIDVLTVWHDLSQLRDRLGTQKANTVLSASGLRMLLPGCGDLETLRYFSGLYGRTEVMRTSHGRSRGEYSTNTSATETDLAPVHSLQQLPDFTAIAQYSNQPPIKVKMRLTFRDKDLKKLLAVPAPPTGTVSFTKPAAPGKAGTRV; this is translated from the coding sequence ATGGCGACGGGGAAGAACGGCCCGTCCGCCGCCATGGACGACAACACCCTGCTCGCCGCCTACGGTGCCGGCGCACTGGTCTCGGTCGGCGGCGCGGTGCTGCTGGCCGCACCGCTCGCCTCTGCGCTGTCCGGACGCGGGTGGGCGACGCGCACCAGCAGCGTCCCCGCGACCGTTCTCACCGCGCTCGTACGCGGACCAGGCGCAGCTTACGAACCGGCCCCGCCGGCCTGGCTGTTCTACCTGCTCGCCGTGCTCCTGATCGTCGTCGTCCTCGTCCTGGTGGTCAAAGCCATCGGTCTCCTTGATCGCAGCGGCCGCACCGGCGGAGCGCAGTGGGGCGGGGTGAAGGTGGAACGCAAGCTCGCCGCACCCCAGGACCCGGTCAGGCGCGCCAACCGGATCACCGCCGGGCGCGGGATGCGGACCAAGAAGATCGTGGCCGCCCAGCCCAACATCTCCGCGACCGTGTTCGGGGTGCCCGGGTCGTCGAAGACGACAGGGCTGGTGCTGCCGAACGCCGCCGAGTGGCAGGGGCCCTTGGTCGTGACGACCACCAAGGCCGCCGACCTGGACATCATCGACGCCCGCCGCCGCCACTTCGGCCCCGTGTGGGTGATCGCCCCCGCCGGAATCCCCGGCCGTACCACCCAGAAGTGGTCTCCGGTGGACTATTGCACCGATGCCAAAGCAGCCGACCGGATGGCCGCATGGATGGCAGAAGCCTCCTCCTCCGGCGACGACAAGCGCGCCGCCCCCTGGATCGACCAGGCCAAGAGCGTCCTCAAGGGCGTCCTGCTGGCGGCGAACCTCTCCGGAGGCGGCGTCAGCGCGATGCGCCGCTGGCTCGGGCTGGGCAAGGACGCCGTCGACCACGTCCGCGCCGTCCTGCTGCAACACGGCTACACCGAAGTCGCCGACGACTACGCATCCCCTTGGCTGCGCCTCCACGAGGACGGCATCGGAAGCATTCAGTTCAGTCTCAACGTGCTGGCCCGGGTCTACGCCGACGAAGAAGTCCGCGAGACATGCTCCGGCACCGACTTCACCGTCGAGGAGCTCCTGCAGGCGAACGGCACCGTCTGCCTGATCGCCTCCGAGGCCGATGCCGAACGGTTCGCCCCGCTGCTGACCTCGATCATCGCGTCGATCATCCACGGGGCCGAAGTCCGCTACAACACGACCGGAAAGCCGCTGAACCCGTCCCTGGGAGTCATGGTCGACGAGGCCGGCAACATGCTTCGCTACCCGAGACTGCCGAACATCCTTACCACCGGCCGCGGCATGGGAATCGACGTCCTGACCGTCTGGCACGACCTGTCCCAACTCCGCGACCGGCTCGGCACCCAGAAGGCCAACACCGTGCTCTCCGCAAGCGGTCTGCGGATGCTGCTGCCCGGCTGCGGCGACCTGGAGACCCTGCGCTACTTCTCCGGCCTGTACGGACGTACCGAAGTCATGCGGACCTCCCACGGCCGCTCCCGAGGCGAGTACTCCACCAACACCTCAGCCACCGAGACCGACCTCGCCCCGGTCCACTCCCTTCAGCAACTGCCGGACTTCACCGCCATCGCCCAGTACTCCAACCAGCCCCCGATCAAGGTCAAGATGCGGCTCACCTTCCGCGACAAAGACCTCAAGAAGCTGCTGGCCGTCCCCGCTCCTCCGACAGGGACGGTCAGCTTCACCAAACCCGCCGCACCCGGGAAGGCCGGCACCCGTGTCTGA